A single Lactuca sativa cultivar Salinas chromosome 8, Lsat_Salinas_v11, whole genome shotgun sequence DNA region contains:
- the LOC128127701 gene encoding uncharacterized protein LOC128127701, with the protein MYDFTYVENVAHARVCAERALASDGSASKRAAGEAYFITNMEPIKFWEFMSLILVGLGFEWYILDFWFVFKFLAKTLDVVQDIDWVISLGNAFAKQYELYTYDDEHSALLHRVFLSYKCLGILLQKVDNMTYVRDKIVWMYKQANNLDFKFLNCDSPLQLSECRLILVLD; encoded by the exons ATGTATGATTTCACATATGTTGAGAATGTTGCACATGCTCGTGTATGTGCTGAAAGAGCTCTAGCTTCAGATGGATCTGCCTCAAAGAGAGCTGCAGGAGAG GCTTACTTTATAACGAATATGGAACCAATAAAATTTTGGGAGTTCATGTCACTTATTCTTGTTGGGCTTGGGTTTGAATGGTATATTCttgatttttggtttgttttcaaG TTTCTTGCAAAAACTTTGGATGTTGTTCAAGACATTGATTGGGTCATTTCTCTTGGAAATGCTTTTGCAAAGCAGTATGAGCTTTATACATATGATGATGAGCATTCTGCACTACTTCACAG AGTATTCTTATCCTACAAATGTCTTGGTATACTTCTTCAGAAAGTTGATAACATGACTTATGTTCGTGATAAAATCGTCTGGATGTACAAACAAGCAAATAATCTAGATTTCAA ATTCTTGAATTGTGACTCACCCCTGCAGCTTTCTGAATGCAGGCTTATTTTGGTGCTGGATTAA